From the Mangifera indica cultivar Alphonso chromosome 10, CATAS_Mindica_2.1, whole genome shotgun sequence genome, one window contains:
- the LOC123226679 gene encoding auxin-responsive protein SAUR62-like: MINPKRFVDLTRKWQKMASAKRRRISYPRSFVADKGHFVVYTTDEKRFMVPLEFLTQIVFKELLRLSEEEFGLPSHGAIILPCDSTFLEYVISLVQGRIPEELEKALLTSIATCHHLASSSLAPGQSQQTLIFGY, encoded by the coding sequence ATGATTAACCCGAAAAGGTTTGTCGACTTGACAAGGAAGTGGCAGAAAATGGCTTCTGCGAAGCGTAGGAGAATCTCATATCCAAGAAGTTTTGTTGCTGATAAAGGCCATTTTGTTGTGTATACAACTGATGAGAAAAGGTTCATGGTTCCCTTGGAATTCCTCACTCAAATTGTCTTCAAGGAGCTCTTAAGATTGTCCGAGGAAGAGTTTGGTCTTCCCAGCCATGGAGCCATCATATTGCCTTGTGATAGTACCTTCTTGGAGTATGTCATTTCATTGGTCCAAGGACGCATTCCTGAAGAATTGGAGAAGGCATTGCTCACTTCCATAGCAACATGTCACCACCTGGCATCATCTTCTCTTGCTCCAGGACAAAGCCAACAAACACTTATATTTGGctactga
- the LOC123226681 gene encoding auxin-responsive protein SAUR64-like, translated as MINTKRLIELARKWRRMTSAKRRRISYPRSFVASKGHFAVYTTDKKRLMFSLEYLSRNVFMELLRMPEEEFGLPSQEAITLPCDSTVFEYMISLVQEHMPQELEKALLTTTATCHQLASSSLVQGQSHQQTLIFGY; from the coding sequence ATGATCAACACAAAAAGGCTTATTGAATTGGCAAGGAAGTGGCGGAGAATGACTTCTGCAAAGCGAAGGCGAATCTCATATCCAAGAAGTTTTGTTGCTAGTAAAGGCCATTTTGCTGTGTATACAACTGATAAGAAGAGGTTAATGTTTTCCTTGGAATATCTGAGTCGAAATGTCTTCATGGAGCTCTTGAGAATGCCTGAGGAAGAGTTTGGTCTTCCCAGCCAGGAAGCTATCACATTGCCTTGTGATAGTACTGTCTTCGAGTATATGATTTCATTGGTCCAAGAACACATGCCTCAAGAGTTAGAGAAGGCTTTGCTCACCACTACAGCAACATGTCACCAACTGGCATCATCTTCTCTTGTTCAAGGACAGAGTCATCAACAAACACTTATATTTGGCTACTGA